A genomic stretch from Flavobacterium sp. KS-LB2 includes:
- a CDS encoding YceI family protein yields the protein MKNFKSIALALVVVLSTLSVSAQTKKVDASKSTINWNGKKVTGQHEGTINLKDGALVFKGKKLVGGTFNVDMNSIVVTDLKAGQGKEKLEGHLKADDFFGTDKFATATLVFKKLVTKAANVYTVTGDLTIKGITKPVTFDLTTTATTATANVKIDRTKYDIKYGSGSFFDSLGDKAINDDFDLAVALKF from the coding sequence ATGAAAAATTTCAAATCAATCGCATTAGCATTAGTAGTAGTTTTATCTACTTTATCAGTATCGGCACAAACTAAAAAAGTAGATGCTTCAAAAAGTACTATCAATTGGAACGGAAAAAAAGTAACTGGACAACATGAAGGTACAATCAACCTTAAAGATGGTGCATTAGTTTTCAAAGGAAAAAAATTAGTTGGTGGTACATTCAATGTAGACATGAATTCAATTGTAGTTACTGACTTAAAAGCAGGTCAAGGTAAAGAAAAATTAGAAGGTCACTTGAAAGCGGATGACTTTTTTGGAACAGATAAATTTGCAACAGCAACTTTAGTTTTCAAAAAATTAGTTACTAAAGCAGCTAATGTATACACTGTAACAGGAGATTTAACAATTAAAGGCATCACTAAACCTGTAACTTTTGATTTAACAACAACTGCTACTACAGCTACAGCAAATGTAAAAATTGACAGAACAAAATACGATATTAAATACGGTTCTGGAAGTTTCTTTGATAGCTTAGGAGACAAAGCAATCAATGATGATTTCGATTTAGCTGTTGCTTTGAAATTCTAA
- a CDS encoding NAD(P)H-dependent oxidoreductase has translation MNTFLENQNWRYATKKFDATKKITAEDLSLLKEAIRLSSSSYGLQPYKVIIVENPELRAKIQPSAWGQSQIVEASHLLVFANELNFGAEGIDNLIQNMSQTREIPLENLQPYGDLMKNNLTTLPEDVRNQWTAKQTYLALGNLLNAAAELKIDVTPMEGFVPADVNEILGLEKLGLNASLIATLGYRHEDDATQYYKKVRKSNEDLFITL, from the coding sequence ATGAATACTTTCTTAGAAAACCAAAATTGGAGATACGCAACGAAGAAATTTGATGCTACTAAAAAAATAACAGCTGAAGATTTAAGCTTATTAAAAGAAGCAATTCGCTTAAGCTCTTCTTCGTATGGATTACAACCTTACAAGGTTATCATTGTTGAAAATCCAGAATTAAGAGCTAAAATACAGCCTTCTGCATGGGGACAATCGCAAATTGTTGAAGCTTCACATTTACTTGTTTTTGCAAATGAATTAAATTTTGGAGCGGAAGGAATAGACAATTTGATTCAAAACATGAGCCAAACTAGAGAAATTCCTTTAGAAAACTTACAGCCTTATGGTGATTTAATGAAAAATAATCTTACAACTCTTCCAGAAGATGTTCGTAATCAATGGACTGCAAAGCAAACCTATTTAGCATTAGGAAATTTACTTAACGCAGCTGCTGAACTTAAAATAGATGTAACTCCAATGGAAGGTTTTGTTCCTGCAGATGTAAATGAAATTTTAGGTTTAGAAAAACTTGGACTTAATGCTTCATTAATAGCTACTTTAGGATACAGACATGAAGATGACGCTACCCAATATTACAAAAAAGTAAGAAAATCAAACGAAGATTTATTCATCACCTTATAA